In Deferribacter desulfuricans SSM1, the following are encoded in one genomic region:
- a CDS encoding cytochrome c biogenesis CcdA family protein: protein MEKINFLTAFIAGILSFLSPCVLPLIPGYISFISGESVESLTENSSLSPKVKAIIGAIFFGIGFTLIFMLLGASATSIGKLINQYRPILEKIAGIIVIILGLHMVGIFKIKKLLVQKKWNYQKRNSPFFIEAFLLGVAFVFGWTPCIGPILAGILALAAKENTVMQGVSLLFVYSLGLWIPFLIAAIMLGFVLSALKKAGKLLIIIEKISGALLIFIGVLILSGSMTAVISYLMRLFPFLCNINF, encoded by the coding sequence ATGGAAAAAATTAATTTTCTAACAGCTTTCATAGCAGGTATTTTATCCTTTTTATCACCATGTGTTTTACCACTAATACCGGGTTATATTTCATTTATTTCAGGAGAAAGTGTTGAATCTTTAACTGAAAATAGTTCATTATCACCAAAGGTAAAAGCTATAATAGGGGCTATTTTCTTTGGTATAGGTTTCACATTAATATTTATGTTACTTGGAGCAAGTGCTACATCAATCGGAAAATTAATAAATCAATACAGACCAATCCTTGAAAAAATCGCAGGTATCATTGTTATAATATTAGGTCTTCATATGGTTGGAATTTTTAAAATAAAAAAACTACTTGTTCAAAAAAAATGGAATTATCAAAAAAGAAACTCCCCTTTCTTTATAGAAGCTTTTTTATTAGGTGTAGCTTTTGTTTTTGGATGGACACCATGTATTGGACCAATTTTGGCTGGAATATTAGCTCTGGCTGCTAAAGAAAATACTGTTATGCAAGGAGTTTCTCTTCTATTTGTTTATTCCTTAGGTCTATGGATCCCTTTTTTAATTGCTGCAATTATGTTGGGTTTTGTTCTTTCAGCTTTGAAAAAAGCAGGAAAACTGCTAATTATTATTGAGAAAATATCTGGAGCATTACTGATTTTTATTGGGGTGTTAATTTTATCAGGTTCGATGACAGCAGTAATAAGTTATCTAATGAGATTATTCCCTTTTTTATGCAACATTAACTTTTAA
- a CDS encoding heme lyase CcmF/NrfE family subunit — MGNIGYFFQIAGLFAGFIAILFYFLAIYKDDEQNNKIGNILFIIQTVLATVASFVLVYALATSYFKMEYVAQYTDRALPFIYKISAFWAGQAGSLLFWGWLITLAGIIEIMRHRKLDNKYRSSIMLIVAITSTFFLLITSTVSNPFKELDFFPADGLGMNPLLQNPGMLYHPPTLYIGYVLYTLPFAYAIASLITKDYSAKWLKLSRSWNLLAWIFLTIGIVLGAQWAYVELGWGGYWAWDPVENASLLPWLTGTAMLHSAIMYERIRRLKIWTYSLAFITFELCIFSTFLTRSGVIDSVHSFGKSALGGFFLWFMILVAVGFVILLLKGINELKEKGDFYLLSKEGMFFITNWVFVGLMLVVLFGTTLPIFSEIFSNNKSSVSISYYNKVSIPFFIALLFLAGVCPLLPYKKASLSEIFKKLWLSIVLTLVAGVIIYFNGYTKIIPLVLFMVTFFAFFAIIIQIVNNLKNAGVSALFKNRRFYGAMIIHLGLCMIAFGVIGSAFYKSSTDEVVKENSSIIFDEYKLMVKDLRFEQKVNYVSAFVPVSVYKNGRYIITMKPERRFYKNEEHANAEVAIYTTFLGDLYLILASYDKNQGIVGIQALYHPLVVWIWIGCFVMVIGGIYSLSNRRGVEA, encoded by the coding sequence ATGGGAAATATTGGGTATTTTTTTCAAATAGCAGGTTTATTTGCAGGATTTATAGCAATTTTATTTTATTTTTTAGCAATATATAAGGATGATGAACAAAATAATAAAATAGGGAATATTCTTTTTATTATTCAAACAGTTTTAGCTACAGTTGCATCCTTTGTTTTGGTTTATGCACTAGCTACAAGCTATTTTAAGATGGAGTATGTTGCTCAATACACGGATAGAGCTTTGCCATTTATTTATAAGATTAGTGCCTTTTGGGCGGGTCAAGCAGGTTCACTCCTTTTTTGGGGCTGGCTAATCACATTAGCAGGAATAATAGAAATAATGAGACATCGGAAATTGGATAATAAATATAGAAGTTCAATAATGCTTATAGTTGCAATTACTTCAACTTTTTTCCTTTTAATCACTTCGACAGTATCCAACCCTTTTAAAGAACTTGACTTCTTCCCAGCTGATGGTCTGGGGATGAACCCATTATTACAAAATCCAGGGATGCTTTATCACCCACCCACATTATATATAGGTTATGTATTATACACTTTACCTTTTGCTTATGCTATTGCATCTTTGATTACTAAAGATTACAGTGCGAAATGGTTAAAATTGTCAAGAAGCTGGAATTTATTAGCATGGATATTTTTAACAATTGGTATTGTGTTGGGAGCCCAATGGGCGTATGTAGAGCTTGGTTGGGGTGGATACTGGGCTTGGGATCCAGTGGAAAATGCATCTTTATTACCATGGCTTACTGGAACAGCGATGTTGCATAGTGCAATAATGTATGAGAGAATTAGAAGACTAAAGATTTGGACTTATTCACTTGCCTTTATTACATTTGAACTTTGTATTTTTAGCACGTTTTTAACCAGAAGTGGAGTGATTGATTCAGTTCATAGCTTTGGAAAATCAGCACTTGGTGGATTTTTCCTTTGGTTTATGATTTTGGTTGCTGTGGGGTTTGTAATTTTGTTGTTAAAGGGGATAAACGAATTAAAAGAGAAAGGGGATTTTTATCTACTATCGAAAGAAGGGATGTTTTTTATAACAAACTGGGTGTTTGTTGGTTTGATGTTAGTGGTTTTATTTGGTACAACTTTACCCATTTTTTCTGAAATATTTTCTAATAATAAAAGTAGTGTAAGTATTTCTTACTATAATAAAGTTTCAATACCGTTTTTTATAGCTTTGTTGTTTCTTGCTGGTGTTTGCCCATTATTACCTTATAAAAAAGCTAGTTTAAGTGAAATATTTAAAAAATTGTGGCTTTCCATAGTGCTAACTTTAGTAGCTGGAGTGATTATTTATTTTAATGGTTACACCAAAATAATCCCTCTAGTTCTATTTATGGTTACTTTTTTTGCGTTTTTCGCTATAATTATTCAAATAGTTAATAATTTGAAAAATGCAGGTGTTAGTGCTTTATTTAAAAACAGAAGATTTTATGGTGCAATGATTATTCACCTGGGTTTATGTATGATAGCTTTTGGTGTTATTGGATCTGCTTTTTATAAAAGTTCTACAGATGAAGTGGTTAAAGAGAATTCTAGTATAATTTTTGATGAGTATAAACTAATGGTAAAAGATTTAAGGTTTGAGCAAAAGGTTAACTATGTTTCTGCATTTGTTCCTGTTAGTGTTTATAAAAATGGTAGGTACATAATAACTATGAAGCCTGAAAGAAGATTTTATAAAAACGAAGAGCATGCTAATGCTGAAGTTGCTATTTATACTACTTTTTTAGGTGATTTATATTTAATACTTGCAAGTTATGATAAAAATCAGGGTATCGTGGGGATACAGGCTCTTTATCATCCTTTAGTTGTTTGGATTTGGATAGGGTGTTTTGTTATGGTTATAGGTGGAATTTATTCTTTGAGTAATAGAAGAGGTGTAGAGGCTTAA
- a CDS encoding cytochrome c maturation protein CcmE, translated as MKKALKIIIPSIIVAGVIVYLIMTSFKSTGVYYLEVSELMNDLPKYYGKSLRVSGLVETGSVIKKPIEKYLEFNLVDSTGAKIKVVYKGIIPDAFKEDVGVIVEGKVDNNNIFRATTLLAKCPSKYEAEVKENS; from the coding sequence ATGAAGAAAGCGTTAAAAATAATAATTCCAAGTATTATTGTTGCTGGGGTTATTGTTTATTTGATTATGACAAGTTTTAAAAGTACAGGTGTATATTATCTAGAGGTAAGTGAATTGATGAATGACCTTCCTAAATATTACGGGAAATCTTTGAGGGTTAGTGGTTTGGTTGAAACAGGCTCTGTAATTAAGAAACCTATTGAAAAATATTTGGAGTTTAATCTTGTTGATTCTACTGGTGCAAAAATAAAAGTTGTTTATAAAGGGATTATTCCTGATGCATTTAAAGAAGATGTAGGGGTAATTGTAGAAGGGAAAGTGGATAATAACAATATTTTTAGAGCAACTACATTGTTGGCAAAATGCCCTTCTAAATATGAAGCAGAAGTAAAAGAGAATAGCTAA